Part of the Chanos chanos chromosome 5, fChaCha1.1, whole genome shotgun sequence genome, CTTAAAAGATCGGGGCAAATATTTCACAAACTAAGATTTCTCTAGTAAGgaatacacctttttttttttttttttaaatctttattgGACCATTTGGATTTTTGACAAGGTCTTATCTTACTGAGAAAACCTTGCTTTGTGAAATACCTCTGTGGTCTTTAGGACAACCCTACAGAGTAGCCCCTGGATACTGAACCTACTCATTTAATGACTGAACCGTCAGTGGGGACTATGGGGGAGGCTATGACTCCGCTGTCTAGGAAGAGTTCAGTTTTGTCCTCTTTCATGGTGGCTGCCTgatcagacacagaggagaaggaAAGATGATCGTGGTCCACGATGGACAGCTGGTCCTCTGATTTTTGCCTCTGGACATAGAACATTTTCCTCAACTTCTTCAGCTGCTGCAGTTCACAGAACGTCTCCAAGACGACCAGCATGGCGACCAGACCCAAGATCAGATACACTGGGGGGAAAacggaaagagagggagaaagagagagacagagtagggAAAAGCTACTGTTAACTCACGGCTAAATGACAGTCCACAGTCAAACGTAAAAGCTGATGTTCCTAAAAATATGCTTCAAGTTTTAATCGCCAGTTTTGGAGTATCAGTTggtcccccgcccccccttccCGTAATAACTTACAGGTGATGGCCAGTTTGTAGAGCTGACGGAACCTCTGGTTGTAAGCTTCGCCTGGGACGTAGTCACCCAGACCGATGGTGCTCAGGGATATAAAGCAGAAATAAAAGGATTCTAGAAAGTTCCATTCCTCCTCCAGCACCGAGAACACGATGGCAGGGATGAGAAAGAAGCAAGAGGCCGTGACGATTGCCAGAACAGTCGCGTGTACCGCCCCCACTAGAGATTTGGACAGCCCCCAGCGCCTGTGTATGTATGCCACGGGTCGGCGTGTGCTGAACACCATGATCCTCTGGACCACggcagtgaggaagaggagagtgaAAGGGATTCCAACCACTGAGTATATGATGCAGAAGGCTTTGCCCCCATCTGACAGTGGTACTGTATGCCCATAGCCtggaaatgacaaagaaaaaaaaaacataagcacAACAAATCTTTTCAACTGAGTTTAACTGATTAAAATGATTTCTAAGTCATATCATCAATTATATCTTAACACATCGTGCTGTAGTATCTCAAAACTGACTGTGTATCATTGTAATTTGTTTTGGGACCAAACTAATGTTTGTACCAAACAGTCATTCTTACATTGGCCTACTGGAAATGAGGACAGAGATCAGGAGGCTACCTGTGAAGAGTGTG contains:
- the kcnk1a gene encoding potassium channel subfamily K member 1a produces the protein MLHCLNGSSCMRLIQGNKSTLYFLCLVLGYILYLVFGAVIFSSVELPNEDLLRQELREVKQQFLQDNACLSDERLEEFLAKALEASNYGVSVLNNVSTNWNWDFTSSLFFASTVLSTTGYGHTVPLSDGGKAFCIIYSVVGIPFTLLFLTAVVQRIMVFSTRRPVAYIHRRWGLSKSLVGAVHATVLAIVTASCFFLIPAIVFSVLEEEWNFLESFYFCFISLSTIGLGDYVPGEAYNQRFRQLYKLAITLYLILGLVAMLVVLETFCELQQLKKLRKMFYVQRQKSEDQLSIVDHDHLSFSSVSDQAATMKEDKTELFLDSGVIASPIVPTDGSVIK